A single genomic interval of Streptomyces sp. BA2 harbors:
- a CDS encoding mycoredoxin, with translation MPGTVTMYSTTWCGYCRRLKGQMDREGITYNEINIEHDPDSAAFVEKANGGNQTVPTVLFPDGSTLTNPSLAQVKQKLAA, from the coding sequence ATGCCGGGCACTGTGACGATGTACAGCACCACGTGGTGCGGCTACTGCCGCCGGCTCAAGGGCCAGATGGACCGCGAGGGCATCACGTACAACGAGATCAACATTGAGCACGACCCGGACTCCGCGGCCTTCGTCGAGAAGGCGAACGGCGGAAACCAGACGGTTCCCACCGTTCTCTTCCCCGACGGCTCGACGCTGACGAACCCGTCGCTGGCGCAGGTGAAGCAGAAGCTGGCCGCCTGA
- a CDS encoding ATP-dependent DNA helicase UvrD2, which yields MRHRKDSNVRDPATIPALVRPHRPPCGQPAHAPPATWQHGGVTAATHSTLFPQVPDSADAVLAGLDPEQREVATALHGPVCVLAGAGTGKTRAITHRIAYGVRAGILQPASVLAVTFTNRAAGEMRGRLRQLGASGVQARTFHSAALRQLQFFWPKAVGGQLPRIVDRKIKLVADAAAASRIRLDRNELRDVTSEIEWSKVTQTVPADYAAAAAKSGRLIPRDAAEIAQIYGAYEDLKRDRSVIDFEDVLLLAVGILQDRHDIADQVRAQYQHFVVDEYQDVSPLQQRLLELWLGDRDSLCVVGDASQTIYSFTGATPDHLLNFRTRHPGATVVKLVRDYRSTPQVVHLANGLLSQARGRAADHRLELISQREAGAEPVYTEYADEPAEAEGAARRIRALIADGVPASEIAVLFRTNSQSEIYEQALADAGVPYQLRGAERFFERTEVREAGAALRGAARFGGNDSLLDDVVDLPSQVRAVLSTKGWTTQPPAGSGAARDRWESLAALVRLAEDFARAKPDATLSDLVGELDERASAQHAPTVEGVTLASLHAAKGLEWDAVFLVGLAEGMMPITYAKTDEQVEEERRLLYVGVTRARVHLSLSWALSRSPGGRAGRRPSRFLDGLRPGSGAGTGARAAGGGPGGVERGSGGGESGGARSRRRTSRSPARCRVCGRTLTDAGEMKLMRCEDCPSDMDEGLYERLREWRSGQAEILGQPAYCVFTDKTLIAIAEAAPDEEGELARIPGVGVRKLNRFGSDVLAICAGEERVRGADGN from the coding sequence ATGCGTCATCGCAAAGACTCGAACGTACGCGACCCGGCCACCATTCCCGCATTAGTACGACCGCACCGGCCTCCCTGTGGACAACCGGCTCACGCGCCTCCGGCGACCTGGCAGCATGGCGGGGTGACAGCAGCAACGCACTCCACCCTCTTCCCGCAGGTCCCGGACTCTGCCGACGCGGTGCTCGCCGGGCTCGACCCCGAGCAGCGCGAGGTGGCCACCGCCCTGCACGGGCCGGTGTGCGTCCTGGCAGGCGCGGGCACGGGCAAGACACGGGCGATCACGCACCGGATCGCCTACGGCGTGCGCGCCGGAATCCTCCAGCCCGCCAGCGTGCTCGCCGTCACGTTCACCAACCGCGCGGCGGGCGAGATGCGCGGCCGCCTCCGCCAGCTCGGCGCCTCCGGGGTCCAGGCGCGCACGTTCCACTCCGCGGCCCTGCGCCAGCTCCAGTTCTTCTGGCCGAAAGCAGTCGGCGGCCAGCTGCCCCGGATCGTCGACCGCAAGATCAAGCTGGTCGCGGACGCGGCGGCCGCATCGCGCATCCGCCTCGACCGCAACGAACTGCGCGACGTGACGAGCGAGATCGAGTGGTCCAAGGTCACCCAGACCGTCCCCGCCGACTACGCGGCCGCCGCCGCGAAGTCGGGCCGCCTCATCCCCCGGGACGCCGCGGAGATCGCCCAGATCTACGGCGCGTACGAAGACCTCAAGCGCGACCGCTCCGTCATCGACTTCGAAGACGTCCTGCTCCTGGCCGTCGGCATCCTCCAGGACCGCCACGACATCGCCGACCAGGTCCGCGCCCAGTACCAACACTTCGTGGTCGACGAGTATCAGGACGTCAGCCCGCTCCAGCAGCGCCTGCTGGAGCTGTGGCTCGGCGACCGCGACAGCCTCTGCGTCGTCGGCGACGCCAGCCAGACGATCTACTCCTTCACCGGCGCGACCCCCGACCACCTGCTGAACTTCCGCACCCGCCACCCCGGGGCGACGGTCGTCAAGCTCGTCAGGGACTACCGCTCCACACCCCAGGTCGTCCACCTCGCCAACGGCCTGCTCTCCCAGGCCCGCGGCCGCGCCGCGGACCACCGCCTCGAACTGATCTCCCAGCGCGAGGCCGGGGCCGAACCGGTCTACACCGAGTACGCGGACGAGCCCGCCGAGGCCGAAGGCGCCGCCCGCCGCATCCGGGCCCTCATCGCCGACGGAGTCCCGGCGAGCGAGATCGCGGTCCTGTTCCGCACGAACTCCCAGTCCGAGATCTACGAACAAGCGCTCGCCGACGCCGGTGTGCCCTATCAGCTGCGGGGCGCCGAGCGGTTCTTCGAGCGCACCGAGGTCAGGGAGGCCGGCGCCGCGCTGCGCGGCGCGGCACGCTTCGGGGGCAACGACTCCCTGCTCGACGACGTCGTCGACCTCCCCTCACAGGTGCGGGCCGTCCTGTCCACGAAGGGCTGGACGACACAGCCCCCGGCCGGCTCCGGCGCGGCCCGCGACCGCTGGGAGTCCCTGGCGGCCCTGGTGCGCCTCGCCGAGGACTTTGCGCGGGCCAAGCCGGACGCGACGCTCTCCGACCTCGTGGGGGAGCTCGACGAGCGCGCGAGCGCCCAGCACGCGCCGACCGTCGAGGGCGTCACCCTCGCCTCGCTGCACGCCGCCAAGGGCCTGGAGTGGGACGCCGTCTTCCTGGTCGGCCTCGCCGAGGGCATGATGCCGATCACGTACGCCAAGACCGACGAGCAGGTGGAGGAAGAGCGCCGCCTCTTGTACGTGGGTGTCACCCGGGCCCGTGTTCACCTCTCCCTCTCCTGGGCACTGTCGCGTTCGCCGGGCGGTCGCGCGGGACGCCGGCCCAGCCGCTTCCTGGACGGGCTGCGGCCGGGCTCGGGGGCGGGCACCGGAGCGCGCGCCGCGGGCGGCGGACCCGGCGGCGTCGAGCGCGGGAGCGGCGGCGGGGAGAGCGGCGGCGCCAGGAGCCGCCGAAGGACGAGCAGGTCCCCGGCCCGGTGCCGGGTCTGCGGGCGGACCCTGACCGACGCGGGCGAGATGAAGCTCATGCGGTGCGAGGACTGCCCGTCCGACATGGACGAAGGGCTCTACGAACGGCTGCGGGAGTGGCGCTCGGGCCAGGCGGAGATCCTTGGACAGCCCGCGTACTGCGTGTTCACGGACAAGACCTTGATCGCCATCGCGGAGGCCGCACCCGACGAAGAGGGCGAGCTGGCCCGGATCCCGGGCGTCGGCGTGCGCAAGCTCAACCGCTTCGGATCTGATGTCCTCGCCATTTGTGCAGGTGAGGAGCGTGTAAGGGGCGCCGATGGCAACTGA
- a CDS encoding WhiB family transcriptional regulator, translating into MQLEAHAPSVPPSETLPPPAPTEDPTLTPLTALTALDDAIENLGVPVPCRAYDPEVFFAESPADVEYAKSLCRTCPLMEACLAGAKERREPWGVWGGELFVQGVVVARKRPRGRPRKNPVAA; encoded by the coding sequence GTGCAACTCGAAGCGCACGCCCCGTCCGTACCGCCTTCAGAGACTCTCCCCCCGCCCGCTCCCACGGAGGACCCGACCTTGACTCCCCTGACCGCGCTCACCGCGCTCGACGACGCCATCGAGAACCTCGGCGTACCCGTTCCCTGCCGTGCCTACGACCCTGAGGTCTTCTTCGCCGAGTCGCCCGCCGACGTCGAGTACGCCAAGTCCCTCTGCCGTACCTGCCCGCTGATGGAGGCCTGCCTGGCCGGCGCCAAGGAGCGGCGTGAGCCGTGGGGTGTCTGGGGCGGCGAGCTCTTCGTCCAGGGTGTCGTCGTTGCCCGCAAGCGGCCGCGTGGCCGTCCGCGCAAGAACCCGGTTGCGGCATGA